In the genome of Scyliorhinus torazame isolate Kashiwa2021f chromosome 27, sScyTor2.1, whole genome shotgun sequence, one region contains:
- the LOC140403358 gene encoding probable G-protein coupled receptor 139, with the protein MENNLRKISFNVPTLERSLSEWIDGVAADYWWITTFVRIRYALYIIQCFYYPILAIAGIPVNLITIAILSRKNCGLSKCVIFYLVAMAIADLLVVILDLVMRHIPIVYREYFRFLYSVRVCNIHAVLLYAATDCSVWFTVTFTFDRFVAICCPKLKSKYCTEKTAAVVLGTVTVLGSLKNLFWYFMLTGWYWLENFPWFCGYTVDAVLSPFWVTIEFLHNILTPCVPFLLILLLNVFTIRHILVSSRARKRLLDHSSGESLNDPEMESRRKSIILLFVISANFVLLWSTLMVYSIWVRMDYFGFELINLDWFVLELGFMLQLLSCCTNTAIYAMTQTLFREHLKNVLKYPFTQFIQFIK; encoded by the exons ATGGAAAACAACCTGAGGAAAATATCTTTCAATGTTCCAACACTGGAGAGGAGTTTGTCGGAGTGGATTGACGGGGTCGCTGCAGATTATTGGTGGATAACAACATTTGTTCGGATCAGATACGCTCTTTACATTATTCAATGCTTTTACTATCCAATCCTCGCTATTGCTGgcatccctg TGAACCTAATCACGATTGCGATACTGAGCAGAAAAAACTGTGGTCTCTCAAAATGTGTCATtttttacctggtggccatggcaatagCGGATCTACTGGTTGTTATTCTCGACTTAGTTATGAGACACATTCCGATTGTTTATCGGGAATACTTCCGTTTCCTATATTCTGTtcgcgtgtgtaatatccacgccgtcctgctttatgcagccactgactgttctgtttggttcaccgtcactttcacctttgatcgtttTGTCGCAATCTGTTGTccaaagctgaaaagtaaatattgtacTGAGAAAACGGCAGCTGTTgttttgggaacagtgactgtgctcggCAGTTTAAAGAACttgttctggtattttatgttaacAGGATGGTATTGGCTCGAGAACTTCCCCTGGTTTTGTGGATACACAGTTGATGCTGTGTTATCTCCGTTCTGGGTGACAATTGAGTTTCTACACAACATCCTAACTCCGTGTGTTCCATTTttgctgattctgctgctcaatgttttcaCCATCCGACACATTTTAGTGTCTAGCAGAGCCCGCAAGCGACTTCTGGATCACAGTAGCGGGGAGAGTCTCAACGATCCAGAAatggagagtcgaaggaaatcGATCATCCTACTCTTTGTTATCTCAGCTAATTttgtcctgttatggtcaacgttaatggtttattctatatgggttCGGATGGATTATTTTGGGTTTGAGTTGATTAATTTAGATTGGTTTGTTCTGGAATTGGGCTTTATGCTACAGctactgagttgctgcacaaacactgcaattTACGCCATGACACAGACCCTGTTCAGAGAGCATTTGAAAAATGTGCTTAAGTATCCCTTTACTCAATTTATTCAATTCATTAAATAA